From Primulina tabacum isolate GXHZ01 chromosome 2, ASM2559414v2, whole genome shotgun sequence, one genomic window encodes:
- the LOC142523860 gene encoding protein COFACTOR ASSEMBLY OF COMPLEX C SUBUNIT B CCB1, chloroplastic-like isoform X2: MAMKLLMSPISHRCTFSTQDQHRIHPSWFGKGCMSTRQRNLVVGMSYSLDDVLSSTSPLVEQLHDPRPLFLLADNSGYSLASYYTSLGLFIISVPGLWSLIKRSVKSKVVQKTFIEGEVKKAPNQVAGEIFSFFTRNSFSVADRGDIIVFEGMMAPSRGQAALLTFCTCISLASVALVLTITFPDIGNNWFWLTVLSPLAGVYYWTKASRKEQVKVKMMVADDGTLSEIIVQGDDQQVEQMRRALQLSEKGLVYVKGIFER; encoded by the exons ATGGCGATGAAGCTACTAATGTCTCCAATATCTCATCGTTGCACGTTTTCAACCCAAGACCAGCACCGCATTCATCCATCATGGTTTGGAAAGGGTTGCATGTCAACAAGACAGAGGAACCTTGTGGTTGGAATGTCTTACTCTCTTGATGATGTTCTTTCCTCTACTTCGCCTCTCGTGGAGCAACTTCATGACCCTCGGCCTCTATTTTTGCTAGCGGATAATTCTGGTTACTCGTTGGCCAGTTACTACACTTCTCTTGGTCTCTTCATCATCTCAGTTCCCGGTCTTTGGTCTCTCATCAAACGTTCTGTGAAATCTAAG GTTGTGCAGAAGACATTTATAGAAGGGGAGGTGAAGAAGGCGCCTAACCAGGTGGCTGGAGAAATTTTTTCATTCTTTACGCGAAATAGTTTTTCAGTGGCAGATCGAGGCGATATAATAGT ATTCGAAGGAATGATGGCTCCTAGCCGGGGTCAAGCTGCTCTGCTAACTTTCTGCACCTGTATAAGTCTTGCAAGTGTAGCCCTCGTTCTTACAATAACTTTTCCCGACATCGGAAACAATTGGTTTTGGCTGACTGTACTGAGTCCCCTCGC TGGGGTGTATTATTGGACAAAAGCATCAAGAAAGGAGCAGGTCAAGGTGAAAATGATGGTGGCCGATGATGGAACTTTATCGGAGATTATCGTGCAAGGTGATGATCAACAGGTAGAGCAAATGAGGAGAGCGTTGCAGCTGAGTGAAAAGGGATTGGTGTATGTGAAAGGTATATTTGAAAGATGA
- the LOC142523875 gene encoding uncharacterized protein LOC142523875 produces the protein MKYVLVTGGVVSGLGKGVTASSIGVVLKACGLRVTSIKIDPYLNTDAGTMSPFEHGEVFVLDDGGEVDLDLGNYERFLDVTLTRDNNITTGKIFQSVLEKERRGDYLGKTVQVVPHITDAIKNWIESVSLIPVDGIDGPADVCVIELGGTVGDIESMPFIEALRQLFFSVGQDNFCLVHVSLIPVLGVVGEQKTKPTQHSVRELRALGLTPHFLACRSTQPLLESTKHKLSQFCHVSVGNILNIHDVPNIWHIPLLLRNQSAHDAILKHLDLLSVAKFPNLQEWTKRAEIFDNLTNSVRIAMVGKYVGMADSYLSVVKALLHSCIACSLRPAIDWIAASDLEDDSAESSPEAYAAAWRTLRNAACVLVPGGFGDRGVKGMILAAKYARENRVPYLGICLGLQISVIEIARNVLGLESADSEEFDDKTPHPVVIFMPEGSKTHMGSTMRLGSRRTLFQTTDCITSKLYHNSEYVDERHRHRYEVNPEMVGILEISGLKFVGRDETGKRMEIMEFSDHPFYVGVQFHPEFKSRPGRPSAVFLGFVLAAVGQLQPYLENPQNGSL, from the exons ATGAAGTATGTTCTGGTAACCGGCGGTGTGGTGAGCGGCCTGGGGAAAGGCGTCACCGCCAGTAGCATCGGCGTTGTGTTGAAGGCATGTGGCCTTCGTGTCACCTCTATTAAAATTG ACCCTTATTTAAATACAGATGCTGGTACAATGTCTCCATTTGAGCATGGAGAGGTCTTTGTTCTTGATGACGGTGGAGAG GTAGATCTGGATTTAGGTAATTATGAACGGTTTTTAGATGTGACACTGACAAGGGACAACAATATCACAACAGGAAAGATATTTCAG TCTGTCCTTGAAAAGGAAAGGAGAGGTGATTATCTTGGAAAGACTGTACAG GTAGTCCCACACATCACTGATGCAATTAAGAATTGGATCGAATCAGTATCTCTTATTCCTGTGGATGGAATAGATGGCCCTGCAGATGTTTGCGTTATAGAATTGGGAGGAACCGTAG GTGATATTGAGTCAATGCCATTTATTGAAGCACTGCGACAGCTATTCTTCTCAGTTG GACAAGATAATTTCTGTCTGGTTCATGTGAGTCTCATACCTGTTCTTGGAGTTGTTGGTGAGCAA AAAACAAAGCCCACTCAGCATAGTGTGCGAGAACTGAGAGCATTGGGCTTAACCCCCCATTTTTTGGCTTGTCGTTCCACGCAG CCATTGTTGGAAAGCACGAAGCATAAGCTGTCCCAGTTTTGTCATGTCTCT GTTGGCAATATTCTCAATATACACGACGTGCCGAACATTTGGCACATACCTCTTCTGCTTCGG AACCAAAGTGCACATGATGCCATCCTTAAACATCTGGACTTACTAAG TGTAGCCAAGTTTCCCAATTTACAAGAATGGACCAAACGTGCTGAGATTTTTGACAACCTAACAAACTCT GTACGAATTGCAATGGTGGGGAAGTATGTTGGAATGGCAGATTCATATTTATCTGTTGTTAAG GCCCTTCTCCATTCCTgcattgcatgttcgttgagaCCTGCTATTGATTGGATTGCTGCATCAGATCTCGAGGATGACAGCGCAGAATCG TCACCGGAAGCTTATGCAGCCGCTTGGAGAACTCTTAGG AATGCTGCGTGTGTCTTGGTTCCTGGCGGGTTTGGAGATCGTGGGGTGAAAGGCATGATCTTGGCTGCCAAATATGCGAGAGAGAATAGAGTTCCATATCTTGGGATTTGTTTAGGCCTACAGATTTCTGTGATTGAGATTGCGAGAAAT GTTTTGGGATTAGAAAGCGCAGATAGTGAAGAGTTTGATGATAAGACACCCCACCCTGTGGTGATTTTCATGCCAGAG GGTTCAAAAACACACATGGGGAGCACAATGAGACTTGGTAGCCGTAGAACGTTATTCCAAACAACAGATTGCATAACATCAAAGCT CTACCATAATTCAGAGTATGTGGATGAGCGGCATCGGCACAGATATGAG GTGAATCCAGAGATGGTCGGTATTCTGGAAATATCTGGCTTGAAATTCGTTGGGAGAGATGAAACTGGGAAACGAATGGAG aTTATGGAGTTTTCAGACCATCCATTTTACGTGGGGGTTCAGTTCCATCCAGAATTTAAGTCAAGACCAGGGAGACCGTCGGCTGTATTCTTAG GTTTTGTCTTGGCGGCAGTTGGGCAGCTGCAACCTTATCTCGAAAATCCTCAGAATGGAAGCTTGTAG
- the LOC142523851 gene encoding AUGMIN subunit 4, whose amino-acid sequence MARVFAAQNLPADVNQVMDQLERHCLAPDGSLISKSAYYDLQLAREEMYKERQRYLESLAIYLEAIAMVEEYHQANSIANLGSIRDVQGLYLQLGLRNSPQVYETLEHRMVVAEAAQKLRLSLISKDGEIHEDEAEKWSMLSRSSLDSTSTSVTISSSTNSTNLTNLSNIGVGAANNSLPGGTTDALESEVGGVPNRFLGITPAYLWQTQLQQIPISMGIEEYQVSLAREIGSRLDAKCNKLADAVVIDDMDLAGHQNLTSRLPERVKLILEEIEREESAWREDLYSSDRKFAEYYYVLEQILGVLLKLVRDVKLQHQHKYDDLQKSWLCKRCETMSAKLRVLEHILLLETYTPETIPALHKIRKYLVESTEDASLAYNKAVTRLREYQGVDPHFDTIARQYHEIVKKLENMQWTIHQVEIDLKRDHPIS is encoded by the exons ATGGCGAGAGTGTTTGCGGCGCAAAATCTGCCGGCCGACGTGAACCAAGTGATGGATCAGCTTGAGCGCCACTGTTTGGCCCCCGATGGATCTCTCATTTCTAAATCCGCATACTACGACCTTCAACTC GCTAGAGAAGAAATGTACAAAGAGAGGCAACGTTACTTAGAATCCCTG GCAATATACCTAGAAGCTATAGCTATGGTGGAGGAGTATCACCAGGCAAATTCGATCGCAAATTTGGGCAGTATTCGTGATGTTCAGGGTCTTTACCTGCAGCTTGGTTTGAGAAACTCACCTCAG GTTTATGAGACTCTTGAACATAGGATGGTTGTTGCAGAAGCTGCTCAAAAGTTGCGGCTTTCACTTATCTCCAAAGATGGTGAGATTCATGAGGATGAAGCTGAAAAATGGAGTATGTTGTCAAGAAGTTCATTGGATAGTACAAGCACTAGTGTGACAATAAGCTCAAGCACAAATTCAACTAACTTGACAAATCTCTCTAACATTGGGGTGGGGGCTGCGAATAATTCTTTACCTGGGGGTACGACTGATGCATTAGAATCTGAAGTTGGTGGTGTTCCAAATAGATTCCTAGGAATAACACCAGCCTATTTATGGCAAACACAACTTCAACAGATACCGATATCGATG GGCATTGAAGAATACCAAGTGTCACTTGCCCGTGAGATCGGAAGTCGGCTTGATGCTAAATGCAATAAATTAGCAGATGCTGTTGTTATAGATGATATGG ATTTGGCTGGTCATCAGAATTTGACTTCCCGGCTTCCTGAAAG GGTGAAATTGATCCTAGAAGAGATTGAAAGAGAAGAGTCAGCGTGGAGGGAGGATCTATATTCTTCTGACAGAAAGTTCGCTGAGTATTACTAT GTTTTGGAGCAGATTCTAGGAGTTCTTCTCAAACTTGTCAGAGATGTTAAACTGCAACATCAACACAAATAT GATGATCTACAAAAGTCTTGGCTATGCAAAAGATGTGAGACCATGAGTGCTAAACTAAG AGTTCTTGAACACATTCTACTCCTTGAAACATATACTCCAGAAACCATTCCGGCACTCCATAAAATTAG GAAATATTTGGTTGAATCAACGGAGGATGCGTCGCTTGCATATAACAAAGCT GTTACGCGCCTTCGTGAGTATCAAGGTGTTGATCCTCACTTTGACACCATCGCTAGGCAATACCACGAGATCGTGAAG AAGCTTGAAAATATGCAGTGGACTATTCACCAGGTTGAAATAGACCTCAAGCGTGACCATCCAATCTCCTAA
- the LOC142537237 gene encoding uncharacterized protein LOC142537237, translating into MQTSTGIPSAAEPPRFSEDIDSACSTPFVSAPSSPGNGSFGYFFSAPASPMHFLMSNDMTKASSSGYEPVFMSSDPDSFEFEFSSRLSTNGFGGNVSMTSADELFCNGQIRPITLSSHLLMSQEMVVPLADLDSEYGEAATTVRGRDVRMRGAKHSRHRKARSMSPLRTTPCVWPGLNPKPPRQDRNENEREEPSTETTPSCSASSSRSSSSGRNSKKWMFLKDFLHRSKSEGRENNKERFWSAISFSVAKDRKIPPSSPALSPSSSRDEKKGKSEMKKGRKVPASGKRTITNGVWKRRVPPSAHELHYTTNRAQAEEMKKRTFLPYRQGLLGCLGLSSKSYGVFSGFARNLNPISSR; encoded by the coding sequence ATGCAGACTTCTACCGGCATTCCCTCAGCCGCGGAGCCGCCGCGATTCAGTGAAGATATTGACAGCGCTTGCTCCACCCCTTTTGTCAGTGCACCCTCTAGTCCAGGAAATGGCTCCTTCGGCTACTTCTTCAGTGCCCCGGCTAGCCCGATGCATTTCCTTATGTCCAATGATATGACTAAAGCTTCTTCGTCTGGTTATGAGCCGGTTTTCATGTCGTCTGATCCTGATTCATTCGAGTTTGAGTTTTCTTCGAGGCTTTCCACTAATGGGTTTGGGGGGAACGTGTCGATGACTTCGGCGGATGAGCTGTTCTGCAATGGTCAGATCCGACCCATTACATTGTCGTCTCACTTGCTGATGTCACAGGAAATGGTTGTACCATTAGCAGATCTGGACAGTGAGTATGGTGAAGCGGCCACGACTGTACGAGGCAGGGATGTGAGGATGCGCGGCGCGAAGCACTCACGTCACCGCAAAGCCAGATCCATGTCGCCTCTACGGACGACACCATGCGTGTGGCCTGGTTTGAACCCCAAGCCCCCACGTCAAGATCGGAATGAAAATGAAAGGGAAGAACCTTCGACAGAAACCACGCCGTCATGCTCTGCATCCTCGTCGCGCTCGTCATCATCTGGACGAAACTCGAAGAAGtggatgtttttgaaggattttCTACATAGGAGCAAAAGCGAGGGAAGAGAGAATAACAAGGAGAGATTCTGGTCCGCGATATCATTCTCTGTGGCGAAGGATCGGAAGATACCGCCTTCTTCCCCGGCGCTATCTCCCTCCTCCTCGCGCGATGAGAAAAAGGGAAAAAGCGAGATGAAGAAAGGAAGAAAAGTCCCAGCTTCCGGGAAACGCACCATCACCAACGGCGTGTGGAAGCGGCGGGTCCCCCCTTCTGCCCACGAATTGCACTACACAACAAACAGAGCTCAGGCGGAGGAGATGAAGAAAAGGACGTTTCTGCCGTACAGACAGGGTCTACTTGGCTGCCTTGGGCTGAGCTCCAAGAGCTACG
- the LOC142523860 gene encoding protein COFACTOR ASSEMBLY OF COMPLEX C SUBUNIT B CCB1, chloroplastic-like isoform X1 yields MYLSLLLVISSTQGEILRQVEVSLLVDTLNPCDMAMKLLMSPISHRCTFSTQDQHRIHPSWFGKGCMSTRQRNLVVGMSYSLDDVLSSTSPLVEQLHDPRPLFLLADNSGYSLASYYTSLGLFIISVPGLWSLIKRSVKSKVVQKTFIEGEVKKAPNQVAGEIFSFFTRNSFSVADRGDIIVFEGMMAPSRGQAALLTFCTCISLASVALVLTITFPDIGNNWFWLTVLSPLAGVYYWTKASRKEQVKVKMMVADDGTLSEIIVQGDDQQVEQMRRALQLSEKGLVYVKGIFER; encoded by the exons ATGTATCTATCTCTACTTCTTGTTATAAGTTCTACACAAGGGGAAATTTTGAGACAAGTGGAAGTATCTCTGCTTGTAGACACGCTAAATCCATGCG ATATGGCGATGAAGCTACTAATGTCTCCAATATCTCATCGTTGCACGTTTTCAACCCAAGACCAGCACCGCATTCATCCATCATGGTTTGGAAAGGGTTGCATGTCAACAAGACAGAGGAACCTTGTGGTTGGAATGTCTTACTCTCTTGATGATGTTCTTTCCTCTACTTCGCCTCTCGTGGAGCAACTTCATGACCCTCGGCCTCTATTTTTGCTAGCGGATAATTCTGGTTACTCGTTGGCCAGTTACTACACTTCTCTTGGTCTCTTCATCATCTCAGTTCCCGGTCTTTGGTCTCTCATCAAACGTTCTGTGAAATCTAAG GTTGTGCAGAAGACATTTATAGAAGGGGAGGTGAAGAAGGCGCCTAACCAGGTGGCTGGAGAAATTTTTTCATTCTTTACGCGAAATAGTTTTTCAGTGGCAGATCGAGGCGATATAATAGT ATTCGAAGGAATGATGGCTCCTAGCCGGGGTCAAGCTGCTCTGCTAACTTTCTGCACCTGTATAAGTCTTGCAAGTGTAGCCCTCGTTCTTACAATAACTTTTCCCGACATCGGAAACAATTGGTTTTGGCTGACTGTACTGAGTCCCCTCGC TGGGGTGTATTATTGGACAAAAGCATCAAGAAAGGAGCAGGTCAAGGTGAAAATGATGGTGGCCGATGATGGAACTTTATCGGAGATTATCGTGCAAGGTGATGATCAACAGGTAGAGCAAATGAGGAGAGCGTTGCAGCTGAGTGAAAAGGGATTGGTGTATGTGAAAGGTATATTTGAAAGATGA